TAGCTTTTTCCGGTTCCGGGCATGGAGGATAGTAGTTCATTCTCATCGCCTGAAAACCATCATGGAAGAGCTCCTGCATTTCCTCACTATCCATCTTTAATGCTTTTGCCAAGCAACCTAAAAGTTCCATGCTTACTCTTTTTGTTTCAGTGCTGTAAGCTTTCAGAATCTCCCTgcaacaaatacataaaaacaaagaaaaaattacAGGGCTTCACATATGACATGATTAACACTTCGTCTTTTCTATTTGACAACCAAATTATatagtcttttatttttgttttagtcAACTATTTAGTTcctttttagtgttagtcaactgAGTTAAAtgatttaactaaaataattgaaatttaaatctagttttttaacttatttttggtacaaatataaataaaaattacttattAAATTCGATGACATAATAAaaccaatttatttaatttttacttctcttatttttttaatttttttatttcatttagtttttaaaattaaaaaaaaattcttcaaaaaattgaaacattgataaatataaaaataaattaaagtcaTTCATTCACTAAATCTcacaataatatatataatttttatttagacattaaattattagtttaAAGATTGAATTCAAATTTATAGAAGATTAAaccatttaattttcaaacataaAGAATAAACATATCtaatatatatacacaaataAAAAATGCATTTAAGACTTTGAATGATCCGTATAAAAAATACCGGCACCCCTCATGAGGTCAGGTGAAATTATTCTCCAAAATtgtataaattgttaatttttaaatattattcgaTTACTAATATTAGAGCCCGTTTGCTTAAAAAAAACAAGAGCAAATTAAAAGAGAAGAACCTGAGATTTGGAGGGAGCTTATCATAAAAAGAATTGTTTGTGATATAGAGAGGGAGGGTGAAAATGGCAAACATGTCCGACCAATCAAGTTTCTGATCCTCTGATAATACAAATGCCTGACCAAAACCTTCTGATGGATTATTTGATTCTGGTTGCTGCCACAATTTCTTCTTCTCCTCATAAGGAAGTTTGAATAATTTTTCAGTTTCTAACTTTACTCCATCTACCAATTTATTGCTCACTCCATGATTCACTACCTGCTTCCATCCAAATCTAATTAACTCAAAAATGAATAATATCACCACCTAATAGAATATtattaacttaaattattaaaaaaaacatcttAAATATAAGGTTTAATCACTCAAACCCcctatctttaaattttttgtcaATTACATCTTGACGTaggaattttttcaattttatcttagTTTaggtttttatatttcaattgtactccaAATTAAATTGATCGTTTTTCACTTAGAAAAAGTTgaaaataatctttcattttttatattattaataacattaggatctatttaaaatataaactaaaaatgaaggattattttaaactattttttaagtgaaaagatgtcaatttaatattttgggatacaattaaaacacaaaaaggcaaattagaataaaactgaaaaaaattcCTATATCAGAGTGCAATTGTAAAAGGACTAAAGGTGGAGagattttgagtgattagacctaaatataaaaaatatattttttttaaattttatttcaataaactctctaatttatagtttttatttttattttatcaataattattaaaaagattaTTTATCAGTTCATTTCTATTTTCTCTAATATTTTTATCAGTTCATTTCTATTTTCTCTTATTAAACTATTACTTTGATCCCaaaaaaacttttcaaattacatactccctccgttcacAAAAGATAGGTTTGTTTCATTTACAcacatattaagaaatttagtttatttagttaGAATAATACTAACTTCCTATAATATCCTTATTAAATAGTTAATGCGTTTCTCTTTtgtatgtatttttattgattaataatttaaaattactcataaagtatatataattttttttttcatattgaaaCTATCAAAAAGCATTAATTATTGTTGTTATCAAAGCCATTTATCACTTAAATTAGTTGACTAAAGCTAATCCAATTAAGAGTATTTTAGACATTTATCTAGTTAACTACTTTCTATAAATGAAAATAAGCCTATAAATTGAGACGAGACGCCTAAAATAAAAGCAAGTCTATCTTTtgtggacggagggagtataatctTTATCTTTTTTACCCTGTATAAAATTTCCAGAATACCTGGAAGAAACCCCAGTCTTTGCAAGCAGCGTGCAACTTCTCCAACTCCGAGTCGTCCATGAAATCTCCAGAATCCATTAATCTTTGGAGGTCAATCACAGGAACCGATAAAAGAGACGACTCATCATCGTCAACCACAGGATTCTCCTGATCATCAAATCTTTCGTAGCGAGGTGGGATCTTGACGAGGCATTCTTTAGCCAGTTCTTGAACACTGCCTACTATCATCGACTTTCTTATCTTAAGTGTTTCTCTTGATGACTCCATTATTACCACTAAAATAGTTTCTGCTCTGATCCATATGAATATTACATACTCTTTTATATAGGGATATGCACAGTGGCGAAATCAGGATTTCGTTTCGGACCTAATTAACCTCTGGTTTAGTGACGGAGCCAGAATTGTTGTAAATATAATATGGCACAATTATTGCATAGTATAAACACTCAAGTTTATTTGACAGAACTTCTTCTGATATCGAATCTAATCAAAACGAATTTGTTACCTCAGTTTAGTTATTCGATTTTGTTCGACTTTTTTGGGCACTTCTATAAATTCTATCAACTTTTATGCATGTCTTTGTTGTAGGATGAGTTCTGGAAAGAAACAATATAAAAGAACCATATGGCCGTCCTTTTAATATGACAAAACTCTAAGCTTCGAATTTCTGGCACACACAAATACttacaaaaattaatatagATGCTACACTATCTTCATATGTATAAAGAGCAAAATCACTCACttcacaaatttaaattttcaaataatagAATTAATATAACATTTAGAAATACTTATCTATTCTTCTAAAAAATGtcaatcttaaatttttttcttttttctttttatttatttttattacattacaataaaaatatcatttatatTCTTGTCCAATGTATAACAAAATTATGAATACGCCACTATCGTTAAATCATTTTAATTAAGGgaaatttacatatttatctaacaaataatatatatatatatatatatatatatatatatatatatatatatatatatatatatatatatatatatatttcaacatgaaaaaattaaaaaaaaatatctcatgttttttccaattttttttttaccctCCGAGTCTAAAAGTTAATGATCTTACTCTATTATCATAACAtcatcataaccttatcataatattattataatcttattttgtaaaattattttacgtattttatcataatattatcatatatcattatcatttttaatcatgattttatcatatcattatcataaccttatcataatcttatcattgtttttgcataatttatacaaaattagatagtattttcataaacagtattataatattatcataaatttattataacatTATTATATATGCAAAGTTATTTTAAGtactttattataatttaatcataaccttttatatattaatctttattataatattatcataattgtatcataatattatcataattgtgTAATGCAAAATTACtttacgtactttatcataaccttTATCATaaccatattataaaattatcataattgtattataatattatcataaccgtaTAATGCAAACATAttttacgtactttatcataatatttatcataactatatcataaatattaccataattgtataatataaaataatttttacatattttatcaTTAACGTTATTATGATAGAGTTATGATAATCAAAGCACCGcttttctacaaaaaaattatttttttgcatatttttTGACTTAATAATTGAAATAATTGTCTGTAATTAATTTCAAACTGAAATAAACATCAACCATCAATATTAAAAACTGATTTACTAATCCTTCTTCAAAATCACGATTTACAAGAAATactttagagagagaaagagagaaacaaaatatacaaataaattctaGAGCAATTTTTTAATctgaaactaaaataaattgttataatCACCACGAGCtaagaaaaaactaaaattgaatTTAGTGGAGCAGCGGAATAGAACGGCGACAATTCGAAAAAGGAGTGATGGAGagtaagagaaaaaaaatgaagagagTGGGAGGGAGGGAAGGAGGGAGAGTAtacatactccctccgtcccgtttaagaagtcccatattctattttgggatgtcccatttaaaaagtcccattattatttttagaatacttttccattaaataccccattttacccttattttagttatcttaaaagagttttatggaaaattccactatcattaataggggcaacacatgaaaaaacatgaaaagataagaataattaatattttcttaatctgtgtgtaaagtcaaatgggacttctaaagtgggacggagggagtagtatttgtatatatatatatatatatatatatatatatatatatatatatatatatatatatatatatatatatatatatatatatatatattataataaaattggattttagaatataaattttaaaattttctatgcATTATGATTGTTTATCTTTtggttattttttgtttatcttttttgttttgattttttttttcagtgcATCAACATGTTTAATATAGTTGttatatttttagatttgttatCCATAACTTTTTTTATACAATATAACACTttgctttttaaaataaataagagaaaCACGCATATTCTTCCAAATTTCATATTTGAAATATGATTTTCTACAATAACCATGACAAACTTCATGTCTTCTGCCAAGACACTATTGTTGATTCAATCGAGCAATCGTTCAACATAGATATTGATACAAGTCGTAATAAGTTAGATTATGTCAAAATACAAAtgataataattttgataaatctTTCATACATGGTTGTAGCTATAACAATTGTTTATACTCCTATTTATACTATGTTTTTCTTTGGATAAAGTATATTAggtttatataatatttaatttatatttgtttaaatttattctttccttggactatttaaaatataataaatatatcgaTTTGATATAATGTAATTaactttattttcattttagataatttatattgtcatttttttttcattttttttaatttttcttataagatttatatataatataattataaatttaacattAGACTAAGCTATgattagatattttaaattttgcaatctatttaatatacaattttccttttttattaatttaacaattcaattcaatataatttaaatttattttaaaagttaacaTAATCTGGACTCCATATAACTGTGTGAGGTCAAACTTGTAACTTTTCTATATAATAGGAGTACATCATGGAACAGAAAAAGTAGCCATTTAATCCATTTGGGAGCAAACTAGATAAACATATAGTGTAacttaaaaaatgttaaactttTATCATTTGTCAACTTTTAATCTTCCGATCATCTTTACAAATTGTATTGtgtaaattttagttaaattttgattGAATACTGTTGGAGTTTTAACATTCTCGTCGATTCCATTGACGGCGGTGAAAGCCTTGTCAATAGCCAGTCGGAGGAGAGTAAGAAAGCTGCTATTAAGGTACTGATACTGATTTTGAAAGGTTCAGTACTCAAATAATCTCTTGAATTTGGATTTCAAGTCATTTGTTGTTGTCGTTGTCTCTAATTCTTCAAATAATCACTTGAATTTGGATTtaggtttaattatttaaaacctAAATGGCTTCGATCTCTCCCCTGAATTTTATTCTCAGTTggaagtattttttattttcaaatctaATAGTTGACTTTGCAATGCAGTTGGCGTCATTAATGGCAGTGGCACATGATGGGCACTGCTACCATTCTCTTCGTTTTCTCCATCTTTTCTTCATTGAAATTACTGTTTCTCATTTTGCCTTGTATTACTTGCATTCAAAAGAATTATGGCTGCAATACTGGAAACCTTTCTTTCCCCGTTCATTGAAATCTGTAAGGACCCTTTTGTACACTATGTTCTTCTCCCCATCAAACGACGTATCAGTTATCCCTTCACCTTCAAGACCAAGGTTCGGAGCCTTCATGATTTGACTGCCAAATTGAAGGACAAAAGAGACAGGTTGCAGGACTCCGTTGGCGACGCTGAAAGAAATGGGGAAGTTGTCTACGAGAATGTTCGAAACTGGCTGTCCCATTCAGGAACAGCCATTCAAGAGGCCCAGGTGCTCGTTAATGCCGAACATGAAGCAGCCAGGATGAGATGTTTCGCCGGATTGTGTCCCAGTTTGAAGACTCGGTACCAGCTGAGCAAGAAAGCTGAGGAGAAAGCTTCCGCAATTGATCAGCTGGATCAGCAGGAAGCGGGTCTTCATCCAATTTCCCACCGTCCCCGACGTCAGCAGCATGTGGATCCATCTGTTTTTACCCTTGAAGCACTTGAATCAAGGCTGTCCATTCTGAAGCAAGTTATGGAGGCTCTTAAGGATCCTAATCTCAACAGGGTTGGAGTGTGGGGAATGGGCGGTGTGGGGAAATCCACACTAGCAAAGGAGGTCCATGGTCTCGCTTTGACAGAGAAGCTGTTCGATGATGTGGTTTTCGTTGCCGTATCTGAAAAACCTGAACTTGgagaaattcaaaaaataattgcTGGTGTCTTAGGTGTGAACTTCGACGTGGAGGATAGACTTGTCCGTGCAAGTCATCTGTTTGAGAGGATCAAAGATAAGAAGGTTCTTATAATTCTAGATAATATCTGGAAGAAAATTGATTTACATCAAATAGGATTACCGACCGGAGCTGATGGCAAAGAGTgcaaaattttgctgacttcaAGAGAGAAACGTGTATTAGTAAATGAGATGGATGCAGAAAAAGAATTCATGCTTCAAGTTCTAACTCATGAAGAGGCTTGCAGTATGTTTGCAAAGGTTGTGACTCATGCTAAGGATCTAGAATTTGTTACTATTGCCATTGAAGTTGTCAAAAAATGTGCAGGAATGCCGCTTCTGATTCAACTTGTTGCGGGGGACTTGCGGAATAGTAAGGAGTTAGGAATCTGGGAGGAGAAGTTGCAGCAACTATCCGACTTTAAGGATGAAGAAATAGACTTGAAAGTGCACCAGTCCTTAAAGTCGAGCTACAAGAAACTGATTGGTGatgaaatcaaatcatttttcttGCTTTGTGCGCTGTGTGGTCAATCCAACATTCAAACAGAGTACTTGTTGAGATGCAGTATGGGTCTCGGTTTATTTAAAGAGAGACCTACTGTCAAGGATGCAAGGAAAAGAGTGTACAAGCTGATCAACGACCTTCAAGATTGTTGCTTGTTAATGAAAGGTGACATGTATGGGTATGTCAAATTGCACGACATCGTTCGAGATGCTGCTCTCTCTATTGCATGCGGAGAGAAACATGCATTTACTTGTCGAAGTGGTGCTACATTGACGGAATTGCCGGATAAGGATTGCGCTAAAATTTCTTTGCCCTTCTGTGATTTCCAAGAATTTTCTGGATCTGATTCGGAAATTTTGAAGTTTGAATGCCCAAATGCAGAGCTGTTGCTGCTCCTTACTGAAGATATTTCTTTGAAAGTCTCTAATTCATTTTTCGAAGGAGTTACGAAACTCAAAGTGTTGGATTTTACAGGAATGCATTTTGATTGCCTTCCTTCATCCATCAATTTCTTAACAAACATGCAAACCTTGTGTTTACACCGTTGCCATTTAGATAATTTATCTATCATTGGAGAGCTTAGGCAACTAAAGATCTTGAGTCTTGTTGACGCCTATATAGTAGAGCTGCCCAAGGAAATAGAACAATTAACTCGGCTCAAGATTCTAGATTTGAGCAATTGCTCGAAACTGAAAGTTATTCATGCTTATGTCTTATCAAAGTTGACCATGTTAGAAGAATTGTATTTGGGCAACGGCTTTAAAGAGTGGGAGGCCGAAGGTAACGCAAGCCTTCAAGAGTTGGAGCATTTGTCTCGCCTGACAGTTCTGGAAATGCAAGTTCTAGATCACAAGATGATACCAAAGTCTCTCTTCTTTAGTTTTAAAGTGTTGGAAAACTACAGAATAGTTATAGGAGATGTACGGAACTCGAGAATGAATGAACAATCCGAAAGAACGCTGGAGCTCAAGTTCAAAACAAACATTCATTTTGAGCCCGGGGTACTAAAGTTGTTGAAGGAAGCTGATGATCTATATTTAGATGAAGTGGGAGGAACTGAGAATGTGTTGTATGACCTTGATGGGGATGGCTTCCGGCAATTGAAGTATCTTCATGTCCGGAATGTTCCTGTGATTCAACATTTTGTCGATTCAACAAAGCTGTCTTCATGTCCGGCATTTCCCAATCTACAGTCATTGTTTCTGAATAATCTGATGAGCTTGGAGAACCTTTGTAATGGTCGGCCAACAGCAGGGTCTTTCagcaaaatgaaaattttagaaGTTAGAGATTGTAAGAGATTAACAACTCTGTTTTTGTTATCTTGCAGTAAGCAGGAAGAAATTGTTAATTTTGAGTTGACCCAGCTACGCTCCTTGACACTAAACGATCTACCACGGCTCAGAAGCTTTTGCAACAAACAGTTATCAGTTGATGATCCAGCATTTCAGGAAGGTGTATCATCAGAGGCTGAGCCATTGACACTTTTCAACAGACTGGTATGTCTATACACTAAGCTCTTGGCATTTTCAATTGCTAACTTCTTTATGTGTAAATACACAACAACAACTAACTAAAACCGTAACTTCTATTAACTTTTCCTAAACTTCTGCTAAATATTTGCTAAGCCATACATTAAACATTTTAGAGTTTTCTTTACATTATCAGCAATGTCACAGTTTTCTTCATCAGTTCTAAACAAAATGGTAAAACTAAATATTCAAATTCAATGTAATCATGAAAGCAATTTGAGATGATTTTTGTCTCATCATTATATTTGTATCAGAATCTATTTTTCCAGTGCAACATTTCGCAGATTTTCAGGTTTAAAAAAAGGATTTGGACGTGTACACCTACTTGTATGCTTTAAATTGCTATtggttattttttctttaatttatttcttttcttttctatatTATATAAAAGAACACCAGTTTCCATTCATCTTTATTACTATAGTTAATTGtgaataaatattttcattaattttgtaaaatcatttttataaattaacattttcttattaatttaaaCAAAGTTTATTCTTTGTGTTAAATGGAATTTAGTTAAAATTCTACCCAATTAAACATTTGAAATTAGTAATGGTTAAGCCAATTCAAACAAATTCTAATATCGTaagaaaaaatttcattttgatAAAAACACCCTAAGTTCATTGTTTTTTGGTTCGGTATGGTTTACATTAGAaggtaataaaaaaaattataacc
This region of Mercurialis annua linkage group LG1-X, ddMerAnnu1.2, whole genome shotgun sequence genomic DNA includes:
- the LOC126665154 gene encoding probable 2-oxoglutarate/Fe(II)-dependent dioxygenase, yielding MESSRETLKIRKSMIVGSVQELAKECLVKIPPRYERFDDQENPVVDDDESSLLSVPVIDLQRLMDSGDFMDDSELEKLHAACKDWGFFQVVNHGVSNKLVDGVKLETEKLFKLPYEEKKKLWQQPESNNPSEGFGQAFVLSEDQKLDWSDMFAIFTLPLYITNNSFYDKLPPNLREILKAYSTETKRVSMELLGCLAKALKMDSEEMQELFHDGFQAMRMNYYPPCPEPEKAIGFTPHSDADALTILLQLDQTDGLQIRKDGKWALIKPLPNAFVVNVGDILEIVSNGVYKSIEHRVTVNSTKERLSVAVFYSSNLDSILGPASTLISAHNPPIFRQVTTKKYYEEYFGRKLNGKSFLDSMRVADV